One Lactobacillus sp. CBA3606 DNA segment encodes these proteins:
- the purN gene encoding phosphoribosylglycinamide formyltransferase: MFKQLAIFASGEGTNFVALQQAIQTRAIPATIGLLVCDQAAAPVIKKAQAAKIPVAVIDFKAYASKRAAEAEILTALQAHHIEAILLAGYMRIIGNTLLTAYPHKIINLHPALLPHFPGRHGIEDALAAGVATTGVTIHFIDAGIDTGQIIAQRSVPIKPDDTLTTLATRIHATEHQFYPDVLQALIKEGAI; the protein is encoded by the coding sequence ATGTTTAAACAATTGGCGATTTTTGCCTCTGGGGAAGGAACCAACTTTGTCGCATTGCAACAAGCAATTCAAACGCGAGCTATTCCGGCTACGATTGGCTTGTTGGTCTGTGACCAGGCCGCCGCACCCGTGATTAAAAAAGCGCAAGCTGCCAAGATCCCTGTTGCGGTGATTGATTTTAAAGCGTATGCCAGTAAGCGTGCAGCCGAAGCTGAAATTTTGACTGCGTTACAAGCGCATCATATTGAAGCAATTTTACTGGCGGGGTATATGCGAATTATTGGCAATACGTTGCTCACAGCTTATCCCCATAAGATTATTAATTTACATCCAGCATTATTGCCACATTTTCCGGGTCGGCATGGCATTGAAGATGCATTGGCTGCGGGGGTTGCAACAACCGGGGTCACGATTCATTTTATCGATGCTGGGATTGATACCGGTCAAATTATTGCACAGCGATCGGTTCCCATTAAACCAGACGATACCCTGACGACTTTAGCCACCCGGATTCATGCGACGGAACATCAATTTTATCCAGACGTCTTACAAGCACTCATCAAAGAAGGAGCAATCTAA
- the purM gene encoding phosphoribosylformylglycinamidine cyclo-ligase — MSDAYKAAGVDLNAGYEVLKAVQQLSGNAQIGGFGGAFPLSDAAVANEPVLVAGTDGVGTKLLIAIAANQHTTIGIDLVAMCVNDILAQGARPQFFLDYLGLGHTNPQQVKAILQGVVQGCEQAGVQLIGGETAEMPDMYGAKHYDLAGFAVGIANRADLLAPTAVQAGDILIGLPSNGLHANGFSLVRDILFKQHAFKLDQVFEVLGHDLQTELLRPTQIYVNQVLPLLQQNLIASMAHITGGGLIENVARALPPKLSAVFEMGSWPVPPIMPLLAELGQLTPTDVRSTFNLGLGLVLIVHPAQLAAVQTILTHQNQPYYQVGQVTVADQPVQFQEASHV; from the coding sequence TTGAGTGATGCGTATAAAGCCGCGGGGGTCGATTTGAACGCGGGTTATGAAGTCTTAAAAGCCGTACAACAACTTAGTGGTAATGCCCAGATTGGTGGTTTTGGCGGGGCGTTTCCGTTATCGGACGCAGCAGTTGCCAACGAACCAGTTCTAGTGGCGGGGACTGATGGTGTCGGGACCAAGCTTTTAATTGCCATTGCGGCTAACCAGCACACCACCATTGGTATTGATTTAGTCGCAATGTGTGTCAATGATATTTTGGCGCAAGGCGCGCGACCACAGTTCTTCTTGGATTACCTAGGCTTGGGTCATACGAATCCGCAGCAGGTTAAAGCAATCTTACAAGGGGTTGTGCAGGGCTGTGAGCAGGCTGGCGTGCAACTAATCGGTGGTGAGACAGCTGAAATGCCGGATATGTATGGCGCAAAGCATTATGATTTAGCTGGTTTTGCGGTCGGAATTGCCAACCGGGCTGACCTGTTGGCGCCAACGGCAGTTCAAGCGGGGGATATTTTAATTGGCCTACCGTCGAACGGTCTCCATGCGAATGGGTTTAGTTTAGTTCGCGATATCTTGTTCAAGCAACATGCTTTTAAATTAGACCAAGTTTTTGAAGTCTTAGGGCATGACCTGCAAACAGAATTACTCCGGCCAACGCAAATCTATGTTAATCAGGTGTTGCCACTACTGCAACAAAACCTGATTGCTAGCATGGCTCATATCACAGGTGGTGGGCTAATTGAAAATGTCGCCCGTGCTTTGCCACCGAAATTAAGCGCAGTCTTTGAAATGGGGAGCTGGCCGGTGCCACCGATTATGCCATTATTGGCTGAGTTGGGGCAACTCACGCCCACGGATGTGCGGTCAACTTTCAACCTTGGTTTAGGACTAGTGCTCATTGTTCATCCGGCCCAATTAGCGGCGGTGCAAACAATCTTAACGCACCAGAATCAGCCTTATTATCAAGTTGGGCAAGTGACCGTTGCTGATCAACCGGTCCAATTTCAGGAGGCATCCCATGTTTAA
- the purF gene encoding amidophosphoribosyltransferase, translating into MPTEVKGLNEECGLFGVWGSPDAAQLTYFGLHALQHRGQEGAGITANDHGVLQSERGLGLLADVFRDPAKLARLTGTAAVGHVRYATAGNHGVENIQPLEFNFSDAQFALAHNGNLTNAVTLRRNLEADGAIFHASSDSEILMHLIRRSSALTLTGQLKAGLQQVHGGFAYLLLTNDRLFAALDPNGFRPLVVGQLPTGGYVVCSETCALDAVGATFMQDVHPGELLTIDQNGIKIDHYTTQTQLAICSMEFIYFARPDSDIYGVNVHSARKRMGARLAQEQPVAADIVVGVPNSSLSAATGYAEASGLPYEMGLIKNQYSSRTFIQPTQALREQGVRMKLSAVKGVVAGKRVVLIDDSIVRGTTSRRIVALLKAAGAKEVHLRIASPPLRYPCFYGIDIQTTKELIAAQQTIPEMCHTFGADSLGFLSEAGVIESVGLPVTAPYGGLCMAYFNGDYPTPLYDYQAEYDEEIRQLQKSQSRSD; encoded by the coding sequence GTGCCTACTGAAGTAAAAGGATTAAATGAAGAATGCGGATTATTTGGCGTCTGGGGGTCACCGGATGCTGCCCAACTCACGTATTTTGGGTTACATGCGTTGCAACATCGTGGTCAAGAAGGCGCCGGCATTACAGCCAATGACCATGGGGTACTTCAATCAGAACGTGGTTTAGGATTGTTAGCGGATGTCTTCCGTGATCCAGCGAAATTGGCACGCTTGACTGGTACTGCGGCAGTTGGTCATGTGCGTTATGCGACTGCTGGTAATCATGGCGTAGAAAATATTCAACCACTAGAATTTAATTTTAGTGATGCCCAGTTTGCCTTAGCACATAACGGCAATTTAACGAATGCGGTGACATTACGCCGAAACCTGGAGGCGGATGGGGCAATTTTTCATGCCAGTTCTGATAGTGAAATTTTAATGCACTTGATTCGACGTAGTTCGGCACTGACCTTGACGGGTCAATTAAAGGCCGGCTTACAACAAGTGCATGGTGGGTTTGCCTACTTATTGTTGACTAATGATCGCTTATTTGCGGCCCTTGATCCAAATGGGTTTCGACCGTTAGTTGTGGGGCAGTTACCCACTGGGGGCTACGTGGTTTGTAGTGAAACCTGTGCGCTAGATGCGGTTGGTGCAACCTTTATGCAAGATGTACATCCGGGTGAGCTCTTAACGATTGATCAAAATGGTATCAAAATTGACCATTATACGACGCAGACACAACTCGCTATTTGTTCGATGGAATTTATTTATTTTGCCCGCCCAGACTCGGATATTTATGGCGTGAATGTGCATTCAGCACGGAAACGAATGGGTGCTCGGTTGGCGCAAGAACAACCCGTGGCGGCGGATATTGTGGTTGGTGTGCCCAATTCATCGTTGTCAGCGGCGACCGGATATGCGGAAGCCAGCGGATTGCCATACGAAATGGGACTGATTAAGAACCAGTATTCATCCCGGACATTTATTCAACCAACCCAGGCATTAAGGGAACAAGGGGTTCGCATGAAGTTATCCGCTGTCAAAGGAGTCGTCGCGGGTAAACGGGTGGTCTTGATTGATGACTCGATCGTGCGTGGGACAACTAGTCGGCGAATCGTTGCCTTATTAAAGGCTGCTGGCGCGAAAGAAGTTCATTTACGGATTGCGTCGCCGCCGTTACGTTATCCTTGTTTTTATGGCATTGATATTCAAACGACGAAGGAGTTAATTGCAGCGCAACAAACAATTCCTGAGATGTGTCACACATTTGGGGCGGATTCTTTGGGCTTCCTGAGTGAAGCGGGTGTGATTGAGTCGGTAGGGTTGCCAGTCACCGCACCATACGGCGGGCTTTGCATGGCGTATTTTAATGGTGACTATCCCACCCCGCTATATGATTATCAAGCCGAATATGATGAAGAAATTCGCCAGTTGCAAAAAAGCCAATCAAGGAGTGATTAG
- the purL gene encoding phosphoribosylformylglycinamidine synthase subunit PurL: MLKTTELTPEALRDTQAYRDWGLTDAEYQLISKEVLGRLPNYTEAGLFSGMWSEHCSYKNSKPVLKKFWTQGEQVLEGPGEGAGIIDIGDGQAVVFKAESHNHPSAVEPYEGAATGVGGIIRDIFSMGAKPIALLDSLRFGEPTDAHTKYLISQVVAGIGGYGNCIGIPTIGGDTAFDACYQKNPLVNAMCVGLLNQADIQKGQATGIGNSVIYVGAKTGRDGINGASFASAEFNDAQATQRSAVQVGDPFMEKLLMDACLEVIHDHAAVLIGIQDMGAAGLVSSSAEMASKAGSGLELNLDLVPQRESEMTPYELMLSESQERMLLCVKAGAEAEIYRVFEKYGLAAVTIGHVTAGHQYQLFHHGQLVADVPVDALATQAPVYQRDKKRPSRLSQASHHQFMPRIVDATGALKKLLQQPTIASKKAIYETYDSQVQTNTVVKPGSDAGVIRIRHTDKALAVTTDVNGRYLYLNPRVGGEIAVAEAARNIVASGGQPLGITDCLNYGDPTKPEQFYDLDESALGIARACQLFNTPVISGNVSLNNESNGAAIYPTPMIGMVGLIKHQRDITTQAFKQAGDAVYVLGQTGADFNGSELQKMLTGKIAGDLFDFDLVTEHQNQRLMLRAIQKGLVASAHDVSEGGLITAIAEACFDNELGVQLTSTLPAAHFFAETQSRFVISVAADKRAEFDNLMGTYATYLGQTTTADRLVVATADQTFDLPVSFAKRLWEGALPCLLK, encoded by the coding sequence ATGCTTAAAACGACTGAATTGACGCCGGAAGCCTTGCGTGATACGCAAGCTTATCGGGATTGGGGCCTTACCGATGCGGAATATCAGCTCATTAGTAAAGAAGTGTTGGGCCGGTTACCCAATTATACTGAAGCCGGCTTATTCTCTGGAATGTGGAGTGAACACTGTTCCTATAAGAATTCCAAACCGGTCTTAAAAAAGTTTTGGACCCAAGGTGAACAAGTGTTAGAAGGACCCGGCGAAGGTGCTGGCATTATTGATATTGGTGATGGTCAGGCGGTCGTTTTTAAAGCCGAAAGTCATAATCATCCGTCCGCTGTTGAGCCTTATGAGGGTGCGGCGACCGGAGTTGGTGGTATTATTCGCGATATCTTCTCGATGGGCGCCAAACCAATTGCTTTACTGGATAGTTTACGGTTTGGGGAACCAACTGATGCACACACTAAATATTTGATTTCACAAGTCGTTGCCGGAATCGGTGGCTATGGTAATTGTATTGGTATTCCCACAATTGGTGGTGACACTGCTTTTGACGCATGTTACCAAAAGAATCCATTGGTGAATGCGATGTGTGTTGGTCTTTTGAATCAAGCAGATATTCAAAAGGGACAAGCTACTGGTATTGGCAATAGTGTGATTTACGTGGGTGCTAAAACGGGTCGTGATGGCATTAATGGGGCATCTTTTGCCTCCGCTGAATTTAACGATGCGCAAGCAACACAACGGTCGGCCGTTCAAGTTGGCGATCCATTTATGGAAAAGCTGTTAATGGATGCTTGTCTAGAGGTTATCCATGACCATGCTGCGGTCCTAATCGGGATTCAAGATATGGGCGCTGCAGGTCTGGTTTCGTCATCGGCCGAAATGGCGTCAAAAGCGGGCAGTGGTTTGGAATTGAATCTGGACTTAGTCCCACAACGTGAAAGTGAGATGACACCATATGAGTTGATGTTGTCTGAATCGCAAGAACGAATGCTATTGTGTGTCAAAGCCGGTGCTGAAGCGGAGATCTATCGCGTTTTTGAAAAATATGGTTTGGCGGCCGTTACGATTGGTCATGTAACCGCAGGCCATCAGTATCAACTATTCCATCATGGTCAATTAGTGGCGGATGTTCCGGTAGATGCCTTGGCGACGCAAGCACCAGTTTATCAACGGGATAAAAAACGCCCAAGTCGTCTCAGTCAGGCTAGCCATCATCAATTTATGCCACGAATTGTCGACGCTACCGGCGCCTTAAAGAAGCTGCTACAACAACCCACAATTGCCTCCAAAAAAGCGATTTATGAAACATATGATTCACAAGTTCAAACGAATACAGTGGTTAAACCCGGGTCGGATGCGGGCGTTATTCGCATTCGGCATACGGATAAAGCTTTAGCTGTCACGACCGATGTGAATGGGCGTTACCTGTATTTGAATCCACGTGTTGGGGGCGAAATTGCCGTTGCTGAAGCTGCCCGCAATATTGTGGCTTCTGGTGGTCAGCCGCTGGGGATTACGGATTGTTTGAATTACGGTGATCCAACAAAACCCGAACAATTTTATGATTTAGATGAATCGGCGCTGGGGATTGCCCGAGCTTGTCAGTTGTTTAATACGCCAGTGATTTCTGGTAATGTCTCGTTAAATAATGAATCGAATGGCGCTGCTATCTACCCAACGCCCATGATTGGGATGGTTGGGTTGATTAAGCACCAACGTGATATTACGACACAGGCTTTTAAGCAAGCTGGTGATGCGGTTTATGTTTTAGGTCAAACCGGGGCTGATTTTAATGGGAGCGAGTTACAAAAAATGTTAACCGGTAAGATTGCGGGTGACCTCTTTGATTTTGACTTGGTTACAGAACACCAGAATCAACGCTTGATGTTACGGGCCATTCAAAAAGGATTGGTTGCTAGTGCCCATGACGTTTCCGAAGGGGGGCTAATTACTGCCATTGCGGAGGCTTGCTTCGATAATGAGTTAGGCGTGCAACTGACGAGTACCCTACCTGCCGCCCACTTCTTTGCAGAAACGCAATCCCGGTTTGTGATTTCAGTAGCCGCTGATAAACGGGCTGAATTCGACAATTTAATGGGAACTTATGCCACTTATTTAGGGCAGACCACGACAGCGGATCGGTTAGTCGTTGCCACCGCTGATCAGACGTTTGATTTACCCGTTAGTTTTGCTAAGCGGTTATGGGAAGGAGCCTTACCGTGCCTACTGAAGTAA
- the purQ gene encoding phosphoribosylformylglycinamidine synthase subunit PurQ, producing the protein MKFAVPVFPGSNCDQDMVNALRDSLSAEAELVAATTTDLTAYDAVVLPGGFSYGDYLRGGAIARFAPVMQAVKKLAAAGKPVLGVCNGFQILTEAGLLPGVLQANRSAKFICRTSELIIRNPDTQFTTAYDTTTIQLPIAHGEGNYYCDAATLASLRAHHQIVFEYADNPNGSVANIAGIMNRQGNVLGLMPHPERAVEALLGSTDGLGLFKSLLEHYQEAQHA; encoded by the coding sequence ATGAAATTTGCCGTACCAGTTTTTCCGGGATCCAATTGTGATCAGGATATGGTTAATGCTTTACGGGATAGTTTGTCGGCGGAAGCGGAGCTGGTAGCAGCGACAACGACGGATTTAACCGCTTATGACGCGGTCGTCTTACCCGGGGGCTTTTCTTATGGTGATTACTTACGTGGCGGTGCAATTGCACGGTTTGCGCCAGTGATGCAGGCTGTAAAAAAGCTAGCAGCGGCCGGCAAACCGGTTTTAGGCGTTTGCAATGGGTTTCAGATTTTGACGGAAGCGGGCTTATTGCCTGGAGTCTTGCAGGCGAATCGGTCGGCTAAGTTCATTTGTCGAACGAGTGAGCTCATCATTCGCAATCCCGATACACAATTTACAACGGCTTATGACACCACTACGATTCAATTACCAATTGCACACGGTGAGGGTAATTATTATTGTGATGCGGCGACGTTAGCGTCGTTACGAGCGCACCATCAGATTGTTTTTGAATATGCAGATAACCCGAATGGGAGTGTGGCTAATATTGCGGGAATCATGAATCGGCAAGGCAATGTTTTGGGCTTGATGCCACATCCTGAACGGGCCGTGGAAGCCTTACTTGGTTCGACGGATGGATTAGGACTCTTTAAGTCATTACTTGAACATTATCAGGAGGCACAACATGCTTAA
- the purS gene encoding phosphoribosylformylglycinamidine synthase subunit PurS, producing MYLVKVYVTYKASILDPKGEAINDALHRLGYTNVTEVALGKYFEIKLQAGHRPVETEVDAMCDQLLANVNMETYRYEITEMEAE from the coding sequence ATGTACTTAGTTAAAGTCTATGTGACCTATAAAGCGTCAATTCTTGATCCTAAGGGTGAAGCAATTAACGATGCGCTCCATCGTCTTGGTTATACTAATGTGACTGAAGTGGCCTTAGGAAAATATTTTGAAATCAAGTTACAGGCGGGGCACCGACCAGTTGAAACCGAAGTGGATGCGATGTGTGATCAGTTATTAGCGAACGTTAATATGGAGACTTATCGTTATGAAATCACCGAGATGGAGGCTGAGTAG
- the purC gene encoding phosphoribosylaminoimidazolesuccinocarboxamide synthase — protein MAELVKGALLYTGKAKEMYATNDPEILWVEYLDQATALNGKRKVAVTEKGLLNNRIASLIFTDLKQHGIENHFIEQLSDRVQLVRRVQMIPLETVVRNAASGSFERKFAVPHLTKFATPVLEFFYKSDQLDDPFINESQVAALDVASAAVVAEMKRQALLVNTRLQAIFKAMGIQLVDFKLEFGLTDQGKVLLADEISPDSCRLVDQQTQASLDKDVFRKNTGDLTTVYQEVLQRLTAVEGSQA, from the coding sequence ATGGCAGAACTTGTAAAAGGTGCGTTGTTATATACCGGTAAAGCGAAAGAAATGTATGCGACCAATGATCCAGAAATCTTATGGGTGGAATACTTGGATCAGGCGACTGCTTTAAATGGCAAACGGAAAGTAGCTGTGACTGAAAAAGGGCTGTTGAATAATCGGATTGCTAGCTTGATTTTTACGGATTTGAAGCAGCATGGTATTGAGAATCATTTTATTGAACAATTATCAGACCGGGTGCAATTAGTCCGGCGCGTCCAAATGATTCCTTTGGAAACAGTCGTTCGCAATGCCGCATCTGGTAGTTTTGAACGTAAATTTGCGGTGCCCCATCTTACTAAATTTGCAACGCCCGTTTTAGAGTTCTTCTATAAAAGTGATCAGTTAGATGATCCCTTTATTAATGAGTCACAAGTCGCGGCTTTAGATGTCGCTAGTGCGGCAGTTGTCGCTGAAATGAAGCGGCAAGCGTTGTTGGTTAATACGCGTTTGCAGGCTATTTTTAAGGCTATGGGGATTCAACTCGTTGATTTTAAACTTGAATTTGGTCTTACTGATCAAGGTAAAGTTTTGTTGGCGGATGAAATCTCACCAGACAGCTGTCGATTAGTCGATCAGCAGACACAGGCTTCCTTAGATAAAGATGTTTTTCGCAAGAATACCGGTGATTTAACCACGGTGTATCAAGAAGTGTTACAACGCCTAACCGCTGTTGAAGGGAGCCAAGCTTAA
- the purK gene encoding 5-(carboxyamino)imidazole ribonucleotide synthase: MNSNSKQPILPPATIGIIGGGQLGQMMALSAKAMGYHVGVLDPTPQAPAAQVADFQITAAYDDQTALLALAKRSAVLTYEFENVDETALKAAQQYAALPQGTQLLHITGNRLNEKQFLHDHGIPVTPFAPVTDQKTLTYARQRVGMPAILKTVTGGYDGHGQVDLNQADLTPAGLALLKQPCILEARQVFRLEVSMMVTRSAAGVVTTFPLVENRHQHHILHTTIAPANVGEKVHASARKIAVSIAQALQLRGVLGIEFFVLPDDTLLVNELAPRPHNSGHYTIEACNISQFEAHIRSICGLPIPAIQQTQAAVMRNLLGADLTIARENLMAHPEWHFHDYGKAVIRPQRKLGHITVLNNDIDQALASLQLLKGAQ; this comes from the coding sequence GTGAACAGCAATTCTAAACAACCAATTTTACCGCCAGCAACAATCGGCATCATTGGCGGCGGCCAGCTTGGTCAGATGATGGCATTGAGTGCTAAAGCAATGGGCTATCATGTCGGCGTATTAGATCCGACGCCGCAAGCGCCAGCTGCCCAAGTGGCTGATTTTCAAATCACGGCCGCCTATGATGATCAGACTGCTTTGTTAGCTTTAGCTAAACGTAGTGCTGTTTTAACTTATGAATTTGAAAATGTTGATGAAACGGCTTTAAAAGCTGCCCAACAGTATGCCGCCTTACCACAAGGGACACAACTCCTACACATTACTGGGAATCGGTTAAATGAAAAACAATTCTTACATGATCACGGTATTCCTGTGACCCCTTTTGCACCCGTAACGGATCAAAAAACGTTGACTTATGCGCGTCAACGGGTCGGGATGCCCGCTATTTTGAAGACTGTGACAGGTGGTTATGATGGTCATGGTCAAGTTGATTTAAATCAGGCTGATTTAACGCCCGCCGGCTTAGCGTTATTAAAACAGCCTTGTATTCTAGAAGCCCGGCAAGTCTTTCGATTAGAGGTTTCGATGATGGTCACGCGCAGTGCAGCCGGGGTTGTAACGACTTTTCCTTTAGTTGAAAACCGCCATCAACACCATATTTTGCATACGACGATTGCGCCCGCTAATGTGGGTGAAAAGGTGCATGCTAGTGCCCGTAAAATTGCGGTTTCAATTGCACAAGCCTTGCAGCTACGTGGTGTTTTAGGTATCGAATTCTTTGTCTTGCCCGATGACACCTTACTGGTGAATGAATTAGCGCCACGCCCGCATAATTCTGGACATTACACGATTGAAGCTTGTAATATTTCACAATTTGAAGCACATATTCGTAGTATTTGTGGGTTGCCTATTCCGGCTATTCAGCAAACCCAGGCGGCCGTTATGCGCAACTTATTAGGGGCAGACTTAACGATTGCGCGTGAGAACTTAATGGCCCATCCGGAATGGCATTTTCACGATTATGGGAAGGCGGTTATTCGCCCACAACGCAAACTGGGCCATATTACCGTCTTAAATAATGATATTGATCAAGCGTTAGCGTCGTTGCAACTATTGAAGGGAGCACAATAA
- the purE gene encoding 5-(carboxyamino)imidazole ribonucleotide mutase — protein sequence MAKVGLVMGSISDWPVMQLTANQLTALGISYERHIISAHRMPATLQTYGEQAADRGLQVIIAGAGGAAHLPGMLAANTVLPVIGVPIKTRALNGVDSLLSIVQMPAGVPVATMAIGEAGAKNAALMAAQILGLTTPTVQQAVIAFRQRQRQEAEASEQQF from the coding sequence ATGGCGAAGGTTGGTTTAGTAATGGGGTCGATTTCGGATTGGCCGGTCATGCAGTTGACGGCTAATCAGTTAACAGCGTTGGGGATTTCCTACGAACGACATATTATTTCAGCACATCGGATGCCGGCAACACTGCAAACTTATGGTGAACAGGCTGCTGATCGCGGGTTACAGGTCATTATTGCGGGCGCGGGTGGTGCCGCTCACTTACCGGGCATGCTCGCGGCTAATACCGTTTTGCCAGTGATTGGGGTGCCGATTAAGACGCGCGCTTTGAATGGCGTGGACTCGTTACTGTCAATTGTGCAAATGCCGGCGGGGGTCCCGGTCGCCACGATGGCGATTGGCGAAGCCGGTGCGAAAAATGCTGCACTAATGGCGGCCCAGATTCTAGGCTTAACGACACCAACAGTGCAACAAGCAGTTATCGCCTTTCGCCAGCGACAACGTCAGGAGGCAGAAGCTAGTGAACAGCAATTCTAA
- a CDS encoding NADPH-dependent oxidoreductase translates to MKLVGIAGSVADQSYNRTLLKFMANHFSDTIDLELLDIQDIPMFNQSDDQTNSEAIQYLSRKIRQADGVIIATPEHNHTITASLKSVIEWLSFKIHPLSGKPVMIVGASYYDQGSSRAQLNLRQILEAPGVDATVMPGNEFLLGEVKTAFDDQNNLKDPKTVGFLKTTLTKFVTFVGVINQMNAKAAADDWQSEDLNATGHVATTIDGVDMHAADWVEQAAKKTGAAEGQDYVKLDRGVLTVDQLNYFLNSMPMELTFADANNQFIYYNHNADAADMLAARTPAQAGNPMADCHPKRAIPHVQQVIHMLRTGQTKLFKLPVPGNGPEKYIMHYYQAMHDQQGDYQGINEYVLDLMPIVKYYLEHTGQVLAKDPTAKADAVTGASAKAATPEPDSVTGASADSEPKPAPTTPAVDSISGASANE, encoded by the coding sequence ATGAAGTTAGTTGGAATTGCGGGTTCGGTAGCCGACCAATCTTATAATCGAACACTTTTAAAATTTATGGCCAATCATTTTAGTGATACGATTGATTTAGAGTTGTTAGATATTCAAGACATTCCGATGTTTAATCAGAGCGATGACCAAACAAATAGTGAAGCGATTCAATATTTAAGTCGAAAAATCAGACAGGCTGATGGCGTGATTATCGCCACACCAGAACATAATCATACGATTACGGCGAGCTTGAAAAGTGTGATTGAATGGCTTTCGTTTAAGATTCATCCTTTGTCTGGCAAGCCAGTAATGATTGTCGGCGCATCATACTATGATCAAGGGTCATCACGAGCACAACTCAATCTACGACAAATCTTAGAAGCACCAGGGGTTGACGCAACGGTCATGCCTGGCAATGAATTTTTGTTAGGTGAAGTTAAGACGGCATTTGATGATCAAAATAACTTAAAAGATCCTAAGACAGTCGGGTTCTTGAAAACAACCCTAACTAAGTTCGTGACGTTTGTCGGTGTGATTAATCAAATGAATGCCAAAGCTGCCGCTGATGACTGGCAGTCAGAAGACTTGAATGCGACGGGGCATGTGGCGACCACGATTGATGGGGTGGATATGCACGCTGCTGATTGGGTTGAACAAGCTGCTAAAAAGACGGGCGCGGCTGAGGGTCAAGATTATGTGAAGTTAGATCGTGGTGTTTTAACCGTTGATCAACTGAATTACTTCTTGAATTCCATGCCGATGGAACTGACATTTGCGGATGCGAATAACCAATTCATTTACTATAATCACAATGCGGATGCGGCCGATATGTTGGCTGCCCGGACACCAGCCCAGGCGGGGAATCCGATGGCCGATTGTCATCCTAAACGTGCTATTCCCCATGTTCAACAAGTGATTCATATGTTACGGACTGGGCAGACTAAGTTATTCAAGTTGCCAGTGCCCGGCAATGGTCCCGAAAAATACATTATGCATTATTATCAGGCGATGCACGATCAGCAAGGTGACTATCAAGGAATTAATGAATATGTGCTTGATTTAATGCCAATTGTTAAGTATTATCTCGAACATACCGGGCAAGTCTTAGCCAAGGATCCAACGGCCAAGGCCGATGCCGTCACCGGTGCTTCAGCTAAAGCGGCGACACCTGAACCAGATAGTGTGACGGGAGCTTCCGCTGATTCAGAACCAAAACCAGCGCCAACGACACCAGCAGTGGACAGTATTTCAGGTGCTTCAGCGAATGAGTAA
- a CDS encoding NADPH-dependent FMN reductase: protein MQKFIAIAGTNSDQSTNRQLLQFMQTHFADQAQIDLVEIKALPMFNKPADKQVPAAVKTIAAQIDQADGVIISTPEYDHAAPAVLMNALEWLSYHIHPFVDKPVMIIGASYGSLGTSRAQAHLRQILDSPELRARIMPSSEFLLGHSLQAFDDQGQLIDQQKLAKLAGLFADFQTFVTITTQLKHANAANQQEVRDFDWDNL, encoded by the coding sequence ATGCAAAAATTTATCGCAATCGCTGGCACGAATTCGGATCAATCGACTAATCGCCAGCTATTACAGTTTATGCAGACTCATTTTGCAGACCAAGCGCAGATCGACTTGGTTGAGATTAAGGCATTACCGATGTTCAACAAACCGGCGGATAAACAGGTCCCGGCAGCAGTTAAGACCATTGCTGCCCAGATTGATCAAGCCGATGGCGTTATCATTAGTACGCCTGAATATGATCATGCGGCGCCGGCCGTTTTAATGAACGCTTTGGAATGGTTATCCTATCATATCCATCCTTTTGTCGACAAACCAGTCATGATTATTGGGGCCTCTTACGGGTCATTAGGGACTTCCAGAGCCCAAGCCCACTTGCGACAAATTCTGGATTCACCTGAGTTACGAGCACGTATTATGCCCAGTTCAGAATTTTTATTGGGGCATTCACTACAAGCCTTTGATGACCAGGGGCAATTAATTGATCAACAAAAGTTAGCTAAGTTAGCCGGATTATTTGCTGATTTTCAAACTTTTGTGACAATCACGACCCAATTAAAGCATGCCAATGCGGCAAACCAGCAAGAAGTTCGTGATTTTGATTGGGATAATTTATAG